The Erigeron canadensis isolate Cc75 chromosome 4, C_canadensis_v1, whole genome shotgun sequence genome window below encodes:
- the LOC122598434 gene encoding protein NRT1/ PTR FAMILY 4.6-like has translation MWEGYVDYRYKPAFRGRHGGMRAALFVLVVEVLENLAFLANASNLVLYFSKHMNLSPSKSAIDVTNFMGTAFLLALVGGFLSDAFFTSYYIYVMSAGIEFLGLIMLTFQARSPYLKPASCDISKTAKCEEVHGGKAAMLFIGLYLVAIGVGVIKGSLPALGAEQFDESTPKGRKERSTFFNYFVFCLSCGGLIAVTFVIWIEDNIGWQWGLGISTISIVLSIIILLAGSSFYRCKIPKGSPLTTMAKVLLAAALNVSTTKSQKNCVMTNLTQNPYPLIPAYVEEHEMKTDGPETSTLSKNLNCLNRAAENKPAYKSLECSVQEVEDVKIMLQLLPIFACSIILNCCLAQLSTFSIQQATTMNTNLGSFAVPPGSLPIFPIVFMMIMAPLYDHIIIPYSRKWTKSETGISHLQRVGIGLFFSIIAMAIAGLVEVKRKKVVKTHGLSNGSLPISFLWIAFQYLFLGSADLFVLAGLMEFAFTEAPVRMRSLATSFSWVSLAMGYYLSGIIVSLVNRITGSGRHHHSWLSGKTLNQYHLDRFYWLLCAFSILNFVNYLFWANRYKYKSISANI, from the exons ATGTGGGAAGGGTATGTAGATTACAGGTACAAGCCTGCGTTTAGAGGTCGTCATGGTGGCATGCGTGCGGCTTTGTTTGTCTTGG TTGTGGAAGTTCTTGAAAACTTGGCCTTTTTAGCAAATGCAAGTAATTTGGTGTTATATTTTTCTAAACATATGAATCTTTCTCCTTCAAAATCAGCAATTGATGTCACAAACTTTATGGGCACTGCATTCCTTCTTGCACTTGTTGGTGGCTTCTTGTCAGATGCTTTCTTTACGAGCTACTACATATACGTGATGAGTGCAGGCATCGAGTTTTTG GGTTTGATCATGCTCACATTCCAAGCCCGTTCACCTTACCTAAAACCTGCATCATGTGACATATCCAAGACCGCTAAATGTGAAGAAGTTCATGGTGGAAAAGCTGCCATGTTGTTCATAGGTCTCTACCTTGTGGCTATTGGCGTCGGAGTTATAAAGGGCTCACTACCAGCATTAGGAGCTGAACAGTTTGATGAAAGTACCCCTAAAGGAAGAAAGGAAAGATCAACCTTCTTTAactattttgtattttgtttgtcGTGTGGTGGTCTAATTGCTGTCACATTTGTCATATGGATCGAAGACAATATAGGTTGGCAGTGGGGTTTAGGAATTTCCACCATATCAATTGTGTTGTCGATTATAATACTTCTTGCTGGTTCATCGTTCTACCGCTGCAAGATACCCAAAGGAAGTCCTCTTACAACCATGGCTAAG GTTCTACTTGCAGCAGCTCTAAATGTTTCAACAACCAAATCCCAGAAGAACTGTGTCATGACCAACTTGACTCAAAACCCGTATCCTCTTATACCAGCATATGTGGAAGAACATGAAATGAAAACTGATGGGCCTGAAACATCAACCCTATCAAAGAATCTCAATTGTCTAAACCGTGCAGCTGAAAACAAACCAGCCTACAAATCACTCGAGTGCTCAGTTCAAGAAGTAGAAGATGTCAAAATCATGCTGCAACTTCTTCCTATATTTGCCTGCAGCATTATACTCAACTGTTGTTTAGCCCAACTTTCTACATTTTCAATTCAACAAGCCACTACAATGAACACGAATCTTGGATCATTCGCTGTCCCACCCGGATCACTACCCATTTTCCCCATAGTCTTCATGATGATCATGGCCCCGTTATATGATCACATCATAATCCCATATTCTCGAAAGTGGACCAAATCCGAAACAGGTATTTCTCATCTGCAAAGAGTAGGCATAGGTCTATTTTTCTCCATTATAGCCATGGCTATCGCAGGCTTAGTTGAGGTCAAACGCAAGAAAGTTGTTAAAACCCATGGACTTAGTAACGGATCATTGCCTATTTCCTTCTTGTGGATAGCATTTCAGTACTTGTTTCTGGGATCTGCTGATCTATTTGTCTTGGCTGGATTAATGGAGTTTGCATTCACTGAAGCACCCGTTAGAATGAGATCTCTAGCGACCTCGTTTTCTTGGGTTTCTTTGGCCATGGGCTATTACCTTAGTGGCATTATCGTGTCACTCGTTAACAGAATCACGGGGTCAGGAAGACACCACCATTCATGGTTGTCGGGTAAAACCTTGAATCAGTATCACCTTGATAGGTTTTACTGGTTACTATGTGCTTTTAGCATCTTAAATTTCGTTAACTATCTCTTTTGGGCTAATCGTTACAAGTATAAATCTATATCAGCAAACATTTAA
- the LOC122594945 gene encoding aldehyde oxidase GLOX, which produces MATLFKIQTFFIFFLATLFSIIPFSISDHHHHHHHHHHITTTQPPSPEVVAVEISPSQPPTFPPQNKSTRLYLVNTTPSSRNNHHTPLGTWTLLQKSIGISAMHMQLLHNNKVVIFDRTDFGPSNLSLPFGSPCRLNDEYVHPDCTSHSVLFDVASNTFRPLYVQTDVWCSSGAVDPSGTLVQTGGYHGGDHKIRLFAPCNDLDPFCDWVELQRNLSVQRWYSSNHILPDGNVIIVGGRRAYNYEFYPKNPDGMSSLLSLFNFTFLIETTDYQEENNLYPFLHLLPDGNLFVFANQRSVLLDYVHGRVIREFPPIPGEKRSYPSTGSSVLLPISLGGSPEDVEVMICGGAQGGSFSMAERGIYMAAARSCGRMKLTEPNPVWVMEKMPLRRVMPDMILLPTGDVLIINGAARGTAGWENAIEPVLNPVLYEVKKRLFTVLSPTRRPRMYHSAATLLPDGRILVGGSNPHVSYVFTGVNYTTDLTLESFSPPYLDERYAYFRPTILTVDYGLDETISYGQEFSLTLTMSLTGLDKRLMVSLVAPSFTTHSFAMNQRVLFLHIADVAQLSVFGYRVTVRAPSSPNIAPPGYYMLFVVHDGIPGQSVWVKLL; this is translated from the coding sequence ATGGCAACTTTattcaagattcaaactttcttcatcttctttcttGCAACACTTTTTTCCATCATCCCATTTTctatctccgaccaccaccaccaccatcaccaccaccatcatatAACCACCACCCAACCACCGTCTCCagaggtggtggcggtggaaATCTCACCGTCACAACCACCCACATTCCCACCACAGAATAAGTCAACAAGATTGTATTTAGTCAACACCACTCCATCATCAAGAAACAACCACCACACTCCATTAGGCACATGGACACTATTACAAAAAAGTATAGGAATTTCGGCCATGCACATGCAACTTCTTCATAACAACAAAGTAGTCATATTCGATCGAACCGATTTCGGTCCGTCGAATTTATCCCTCCCGTTCGGTTCACCGTGTCGTCTTAACGACGAATACGTTCACCCCGATTGCACGTCTCATTCGGTCCTTTTCGACGTGGCGTCAAACACGTTTCGCCCACTTTACGTACAAACTGATGTATGGTGTTCTTCTGGTGCAGTTGACCCATCTGGGACATTAGTACAAACGGGTGGGTATCATGGTGGTGATCATAAGATCCGATTATTCGCTCCATGTAATGATCTTGACCCGTTTTGTGATTGGGTCGAATTGCAGAGGAATTTAAGTGTTCAAAGATGGTATTCTTCTAATCATATTTTACCTGATGgaaatgttataattgtggGTGGAAGAAGAGCTTATAACTACGAGTTTTATCCGAAAAACCCGGACGGAATGTCGAGTTTGTTAAGTCTGTTTAATTTCACTTTCTTGATTGAAACTACTGATTACCAAGAAGAAAACAATCTTTACccttttttacatttattaccCGACggtaatttgtttgttttcgCAAACCAACGTTCTGTTTTACTGGATTACGTGCATGGCCGCGTAATCCGAGAATTTCCCCCGATTCCGGGGGAAAAACGGTCCTACCCGTCAACCGGTTCATCCGTTTTGCTCCCGATTTCGCTTGGTGGGAGTCCAGAAGATGTGGAAGTTATGATATGTGGTGGGGCCCAAGGCGGGTCCTTTTCGATGGCGGAAAGGGGGATTTATATGGCGGCGGCTCGGAGTTGTGGGCGGATGAAGTTAACCGAGCCGAACCCGGTTTGGGTTATGGAGAAAATGCCGCTGCGGCGCGTGATGCCGGATATGATATTGTTACCGACTGGAGATGTTTTGATAATAAACGGGGCGGCTCGAGGAACCGCGGGTTGGGAAAATGCGATTGAACCGGTATTGAACCCGGTTTTGTATGAGGTAAAAAAGAGATTATTTACTGTGCTTAGTCCAACCAGAAGACCAAGAATGTATCATTCAGCAGCTACATTACTGCCAGATGGCAGGATCTTAGTGGGTGGAAGTAACCCACACGTGTCATACGTTTTTACTGGGGTAAATTACACAACAGATTTAACTTTGGAGTCTTTTTCACCACCTTATTTGGACGAGCGTTATGCGTATTTTAGACCGACGATCTTAACCGTTGATTATGGGCTTGATGAGACGATATCTTACGGTCAGGAGTTTTCGTTGACTTTGACTATGAGTTTGACTGGTTTGGATAAAAGACTTATGGTATCATTGGTTGCACCATCATTTACCACACACTCTTTTGCTATGAATCAAAGGGTGTTGTTTTTACACATTGCTGACGTGGCACAGTTATCAGTGTTTGGATATAGAGTTACTGTACGTGCACCCTCATCTCCTAATATTGCACCCCCAGGTTACTATATGTTGTTCGTTGTACATGATGGTATTCCTGGTCAATCTGTTTGGGTCAAGTTGCTTTGA